A section of the Alkalihalobacillus sp. LMS39 genome encodes:
- a CDS encoding FxsA family protein: MYRILVLLLIIIPAAEIAVLILSGNYLGFWVTVGLVILTGVIGAWLAKKEGLHTLRVAQLQMQNREVPSGIILDGLCILVGGVLLLTPGFITDFIGFYLLIPKTRGTVKALMVKAFQKLIQNGSFVIISRK, encoded by the coding sequence ATGTATCGAATACTAGTTCTCTTATTAATTATCATACCGGCTGCTGAAATTGCTGTGCTCATTCTTTCAGGCAACTATCTTGGGTTTTGGGTGACCGTAGGATTAGTTATTTTGACGGGTGTTATTGGAGCATGGTTAGCAAAAAAAGAAGGCTTGCATACATTACGTGTTGCTCAACTACAAATGCAAAACCGAGAAGTACCAAGTGGGATTATTTTAGATGGATTATGTATTTTAGTTGGTGGTGTTCTTTTATTAACGCCGGGTTTTATAACGGATTTTATCGGATTCTATTTGCTTATTCCTAAAACGCGCGGCACAGTCAAAGCGTTGATGGTCAAAGCATTTCAAAAGCTCATTCAAAATGGGAGCTTTGTCATTATATCAAGAAAATAA